In Paenibacillus algicola, a genomic segment contains:
- a CDS encoding copper resistance D family protein — protein MYWLSEPILYLGYSVLAGIAVLSLVPSSQKPKLSLPSWLGPAAAGVVMIGSFVPVLQIIMFFKDDIGLYASFEAVMFSFSEGERYTWILILSLLMAVTSRRVIKNPQSRLRGVLLLLLLATAAAMSAFNHAASLMGWKGQAGYFIHFTAMAIWTGTLLIAGFYNKGREGWSSYLRWFHPLAVTAVLLVISSGLFLMSAVTPQPVQSWILPYGQALLLKHILILPVLVFGLVNGRWVRQRLERSSSFAPASWAKAEGVLLFLIYVVTGFLNQQGAPHAYPEVLTSSFAAKPFLWFHPEFTEGPIMLEWSFTGTLLLLLAAGMLAGMLWSFIKHKKAVTALLLSLGAAAAAYAGIMFSVA, from the coding sequence ATGTACTGGCTCAGCGAACCCATCCTCTATCTGGGATATTCAGTTCTTGCCGGGATTGCCGTCTTGTCTCTGGTTCCCTCCAGTCAGAAGCCGAAGCTTTCGCTTCCATCGTGGCTCGGACCCGCGGCTGCAGGTGTCGTGATGATCGGCTCTTTTGTTCCAGTGCTGCAAATTATTATGTTCTTCAAAGATGATATCGGTCTGTATGCTTCCTTTGAAGCGGTGATGTTTTCCTTCTCGGAAGGTGAACGCTATACCTGGATTCTGATTCTGTCCTTGCTAATGGCTGTGACTTCAAGGAGAGTCATCAAGAACCCGCAATCCAGACTGAGAGGCGTGCTATTGCTGCTGCTGCTGGCTACAGCAGCGGCGATGTCCGCCTTTAACCATGCCGCTTCGCTCATGGGCTGGAAAGGGCAGGCTGGGTACTTCATTCATTTTACGGCCATGGCAATCTGGACGGGGACGCTGTTGATCGCAGGCTTCTACAATAAGGGCAGAGAGGGCTGGAGCTCATACCTGCGTTGGTTTCATCCGTTAGCGGTCACGGCAGTCCTTCTGGTTATATCATCAGGCCTTTTTCTGATGTCGGCGGTCACCCCCCAGCCCGTGCAGAGCTGGATTCTGCCCTATGGACAGGCCTTGCTCCTTAAGCACATATTGATCCTTCCGGTTTTGGTGTTCGGGCTGGTCAATGGACGCTGGGTCCGGCAAAGGCTGGAACGCTCCTCAAGCTTTGCTCCTGCAAGCTGGGCCAAGGCGGAGGGGGTGCTGCTGTTTCTCATTTATGTCGTTACCGGTTTTTTAAACCAGCAAGGCGCACCGCATGCCTACCCCGAGGTCCTAACGTCCTCCTTTGCAGCAAAGCCGTTCCTATGGTTTCATCCTGAGTTTACCGAGGGACCCATCATGCTGGAGTGGAGCTTTACTGGAACCCTGCTGCTGCTTCTGGCTGCCGGAATGCTGGCAGGAATGCTATGGTCCTTTATCAAGCATAAAAAAGCAGTCACCGCGCTTCTGCTATCGCTGGGCGCTGCGGCTGCGGCTTATGCAGGCATCATGTTTAGTGTTGCCTGA
- a CDS encoding carbohydrate ABC transporter permease, with the protein MDKDLLLSPPGTAATEARSPSTRQPVAARVLRNPRLQDSWVAYLLLSPSLVLFGLFLFYPLLKSIYLSLFLTDPQGRVAVFVGMDNFMDILTADIFVKSLSNTFLFMLMTVPTAMAAALILAVLSFNTLKGMKIFRFIFSLPMAVSVGTGSMIWMILYHPTMGMFNYLLSLAGIGPVQWLTDPDWAMFSVALMTVWMNLGFNYILMLSGIQGISEDIFDSARIDGSDPFRTFFRITLPLISPTLFFTLVVSIIGAFQAFGQINILTKGGPINSTNVIVFNIYQDAFVNFRFGIGSAQALILFVIILLLTLLQFKFVERKVHYQ; encoded by the coding sequence ATGGACAAAGATCTGCTGCTTTCACCTCCCGGAACTGCAGCCACCGAGGCCCGCTCTCCCAGCACACGTCAGCCGGTCGCTGCCCGTGTCTTGCGAAACCCGCGGCTGCAAGACAGCTGGGTCGCCTATTTGTTGCTGTCCCCTTCATTGGTGCTGTTCGGCCTCTTTTTGTTTTATCCGCTGCTGAAATCCATATATCTGAGCTTATTTTTAACGGATCCTCAAGGAAGAGTCGCTGTCTTTGTCGGCATGGACAACTTTATGGACATACTGACGGCCGATATATTTGTAAAGAGTCTGAGTAATACCTTTCTGTTTATGCTGATGACCGTACCGACCGCCATGGCGGCGGCTCTTATTCTGGCGGTTCTCTCTTTCAATACGCTAAAGGGGATGAAAATATTCCGGTTTATCTTCTCCCTGCCTATGGCTGTTTCCGTCGGCACAGGATCCATGATCTGGATGATCCTCTATCATCCGACCATGGGCATGTTCAATTATTTACTCTCCTTGGCAGGGATCGGACCCGTTCAGTGGCTCACAGATCCCGATTGGGCTATGTTCTCGGTCGCGCTTATGACGGTTTGGATGAATCTAGGCTTTAACTACATCCTGATGCTGAGCGGGATTCAAGGCATTTCAGAGGACATTTTTGACAGCGCCCGGATCGATGGCAGTGATCCCTTTAGAACGTTTTTCCGTATCACACTGCCGCTAATTTCTCCTACCCTTTTCTTTACCCTGGTCGTTTCCATCATCGGAGCATTTCAGGCGTTTGGCCAGATTAATATTTTAACGAAGGGCGGTCCAATAAACAGCACGAATGTGATTGTATTTAACATTTATCAAGACGCATTCGTCAATTTCCGTTTCGGTATCGGCAGTGCGCAGGCCCTGATCCTGTTTGTCATCATTTTGCTGCTGACGCTGCTCCAATTTAAATTCGTAGAGAGGAAGGTGCATTATCAGTGA
- a CDS encoding cell wall hydrolase, protein MAVINTNSSDVDLLARLIRAEAEGDGEQGMLMVGNVGVNRILSNCLDFKGIRSMNDMVYQSPGGFEATQKGYFYQKARERDRRLARRVIAGERVWPASNALWFFRPAGGCPATWYNQQNTGRYKAHCFFRPTAADCPSVY, encoded by the coding sequence ATGGCGGTCATCAATACCAACTCATCTGATGTCGATTTATTGGCTAGGCTGATTCGGGCTGAGGCTGAAGGAGACGGGGAGCAGGGGATGCTGATGGTTGGAAATGTCGGTGTGAACCGCATCCTGTCCAATTGCCTGGACTTCAAGGGAATTCGCAGCATGAATGACATGGTGTATCAAAGCCCTGGAGGGTTCGAGGCAACACAGAAGGGCTACTTTTATCAAAAGGCAAGAGAGCGCGACCGCAGGCTGGCCCGCCGCGTCATTGCCGGCGAACGCGTCTGGCCTGCAAGCAACGCGCTCTGGTTCTTCCGGCCTGCCGGAGGCTGTCCGGCGACCTGGTACAATCAGCAGAACACAGGACGCTATAAAGCTCACTGCTTCTTCAGGCCGACAGCGGCCGATTGTCCGTCCGTGTATTAA
- a CDS encoding tyrosine-type recombinase/integrase produces the protein MEEEQDVREQYAEEIEGFLIWMKDAGYTSYTIRSYISDLLEFLNALNGKQIHQVKKIHVMSYLSSVRERGVSDATRNRKHAAVTCFFKALMELELATHNPAAGVKKSKTEKNKTPMYLDEQELSRFFASVQGKYRTRNIAIFLLMAYMGLRIGEVHSLNLADYRASQRSLNVFGKGRKWRTIPVPETVAMMLEGALKDRIEPRRIKEDAMFTSQKGRRLSVRCIQQIAAETFDRFQHHLPAERRIAYSSHKLRHSFATMLLRKGADLRTVQELLGHSSIQTTTVYTHVTDKEKAAAVDKLDIQLPISITN, from the coding sequence ATGGAGGAAGAGCAAGATGTTAGAGAACAATATGCAGAAGAAATAGAGGGGTTCTTGATCTGGATGAAGGATGCCGGCTATACCTCATATACGATTCGTTCGTACATAAGTGACTTGCTGGAGTTTTTGAACGCTTTAAATGGTAAACAGATTCATCAAGTGAAGAAGATTCATGTCATGTCGTATTTATCCTCGGTGAGGGAGAGAGGGGTAAGTGATGCCACGCGTAATCGCAAGCATGCAGCTGTGACCTGTTTTTTTAAAGCGCTGATGGAGCTGGAGCTTGCAACTCACAATCCTGCTGCCGGAGTCAAAAAATCCAAAACCGAAAAGAACAAAACACCCATGTATCTAGACGAACAGGAATTGTCCCGTTTTTTTGCATCGGTGCAAGGGAAGTACCGGACTCGGAACATTGCGATCTTCCTGCTTATGGCTTATATGGGGCTTCGAATCGGTGAGGTGCATTCGCTGAACTTAGCCGATTATAGAGCTTCGCAGCGGTCACTGAACGTATTCGGTAAAGGACGTAAGTGGAGAACCATACCGGTACCAGAGACTGTCGCTATGATGCTCGAAGGTGCTTTGAAGGACAGAATTGAGCCTCGCCGGATCAAGGAGGACGCCATGTTCACCTCGCAAAAAGGACGCCGGCTGTCTGTTCGATGTATCCAGCAAATTGCCGCCGAAACGTTTGACCGCTTTCAGCATCATTTACCGGCAGAACGGCGAATTGCGTATTCCAGTCATAAGCTGAGACACTCCTTCGCGACCATGCTGCTGCGCAAAGGGGCTGATTTGAGAACAGTGCAGGAGCTTTTAGGTCACTCCTCCATTCAAACGACTACGGTCTATACACATGTCACTGACAAAGAAAAAGCAGCGGCCGTAGACAAGCTCGACATCCAGCTTCCCATTAGTATAACCAATTAA
- a CDS encoding L-lactate dehydrogenase has product MNTTTYKPTRAVIIGAGAVGTTTAYTLMLRKRVSEIVLIDVNHEKAVGEALDMNHGLPFVGGVKIWAGDYSDCAGADIMIVTAGAAQKTGETRLDLLKKNAAIFKDIVHNITQYNQEGILLIATNPVDILSYVTLKYSGFPVHRVIGSGTLLDSARYRYLLGKHKQIDPRSIHAHIIGEHGDTEVPVWSLANVAGAALAIEDEHKERIFDSTKNAAYEIIHAKGATFYAIALALDRIVTAILQNQSAVLNVSTLLDQYNGVSDVYLGVPCVVDRSGVREVLDLPLSEEETKLFHQSADKLKAEIAKLNL; this is encoded by the coding sequence ATGAACACAACGACGTACAAGCCCACTCGAGCCGTAATTATCGGAGCGGGAGCGGTAGGAACTACGACAGCCTATACCCTTATGCTGCGCAAACGGGTATCCGAAATTGTTCTCATTGACGTGAATCATGAGAAGGCTGTCGGCGAGGCGCTGGATATGAATCACGGTCTTCCCTTCGTTGGCGGTGTAAAGATCTGGGCTGGGGATTACTCCGACTGTGCCGGCGCGGATATTATGATCGTTACGGCCGGCGCTGCTCAAAAGACTGGTGAAACCCGTCTGGACCTCCTTAAGAAGAACGCTGCCATCTTCAAAGACATTGTACATAATATTACGCAATATAATCAGGAAGGCATTCTTCTGATCGCTACCAATCCTGTTGATATTTTATCTTATGTGACCTTAAAATATAGCGGGTTCCCTGTTCACCGCGTGATCGGCTCCGGAACCTTGCTCGACAGCGCCAGATACCGTTATTTACTCGGCAAGCACAAGCAGATTGATCCCCGCAGCATTCATGCTCACATTATCGGCGAGCACGGAGATACGGAGGTTCCTGTATGGAGTCTTGCCAATGTCGCCGGTGCAGCGCTGGCCATTGAAGATGAGCACAAAGAACGTATTTTTGACAGCACGAAAAATGCAGCCTATGAGATTATCCACGCTAAAGGCGCCACCTTCTATGCCATTGCCTTGGCCCTTGATCGAATTGTCACCGCCATCCTGCAAAATCAAAGCGCCGTACTCAATGTGTCCACACTGCTAGATCAATATAATGGCGTGTCCGATGTGTATCTGGGCGTGCCGTGTGTTGTAGACCGATCTGGCGTGCGGGAAGTGTTGGATCTTCCTCTGAGTGAAGAAGAAACCAAGCTGTTCCATCAATCTGCCGACAAGCTGAAGGCCGAGATTGCCAAGCTGAATCTGTAA
- a CDS encoding SDR family NAD(P)-dependent oxidoreductase, which translates to MKFQQQTVLITGAAQGIGRGLAEAYAAAGAHVYMADVQEKEGEELAQTLRQKGWSATFVPCDVRKEHQIQHFVQAAIQQTGRVDIVINNAGVSRWKSPLELTIEEWDDVLNINVRSSFLLSREAAKHMKSQEQGGAIVNISSTRSLMSEPHSEAYAASKGAIVALTHALAMSLGPQIRVNCVSPGWIETQNYSALRTEDHEQHPAGRVGTPQDIARACFYLTDPDNTFVTGTYMVVDGGMTRKMIYEE; encoded by the coding sequence ATGAAATTTCAACAACAGACTGTACTAATTACCGGTGCTGCTCAAGGCATTGGCCGTGGTCTTGCAGAAGCGTATGCAGCTGCAGGTGCACATGTATATATGGCAGATGTGCAGGAGAAGGAAGGGGAGGAGCTGGCCCAGACCCTGCGGCAGAAAGGATGGTCTGCCACGTTTGTACCCTGTGATGTTCGAAAGGAGCATCAGATTCAGCACTTCGTCCAGGCGGCAATCCAGCAGACAGGGCGAGTGGACATTGTCATCAACAACGCCGGAGTTTCTCGTTGGAAATCGCCGCTTGAGCTGACTATAGAGGAATGGGACGATGTGCTGAACATTAATGTGCGCAGCAGCTTCTTGCTATCTAGGGAGGCAGCCAAGCATATGAAATCCCAGGAGCAGGGGGGAGCCATTGTTAACATTTCCTCTACCCGCTCTCTGATGTCGGAGCCCCATTCAGAAGCTTATGCTGCGTCTAAAGGAGCCATTGTTGCCTTAACGCATGCGCTCGCAATGAGTCTTGGACCTCAGATTCGAGTGAACTGCGTCAGTCCCGGATGGATCGAAACTCAAAACTATAGTGCACTCCGGACAGAAGATCACGAACAGCACCCTGCCGGGAGAGTAGGAACCCCGCAGGATATTGCAAGAGCCTGCTTCTATCTCACAGATCCGGATAATACCTTCGTTACAGGTACCTATATGGTAGTCGATGGCGGAATGACTCGCAAAATGATATATGAAGAGTAG
- a CDS encoding LysE family translocator, producing the protein MITISSLLFFIGAAVLLILVPGPDLIFAVTQGLTSGKKAGVMTAIGLSLGNVIHTLAAALGLSLILKTSAFAFTLFKILAAGYLLYLAYMSFKHRKDPIEWKQGKNQSGFQLLLKGFMMNVLNPKVALFFLTFLPQFVNYSYGSEALQLILLGVIFLVLSGLIFGLLAYFAGAFSEQLLSKPSFGIWSQTAGSAIFAALGIKLLFTKM; encoded by the coding sequence ATGATTACAATTTCATCGTTATTATTTTTTATCGGCGCTGCCGTGCTGTTGATCCTTGTCCCTGGACCTGATTTGATCTTTGCAGTAACCCAGGGCTTGACCAGCGGCAAAAAAGCAGGCGTCATGACGGCCATCGGGCTTAGTCTCGGCAATGTCATTCATACTTTAGCTGCTGCTTTGGGGCTCTCCCTGATTCTGAAAACTTCTGCGTTTGCATTTACGCTGTTCAAAATTCTCGCTGCTGGCTATTTATTGTATCTGGCGTACATGTCCTTTAAACACCGCAAGGACCCCATTGAATGGAAGCAGGGCAAGAATCAAAGTGGATTTCAGCTTCTTCTAAAAGGGTTCATGATGAATGTCCTGAATCCGAAGGTGGCACTCTTTTTTCTAACGTTTCTGCCTCAGTTCGTCAATTATTCCTATGGGAGTGAGGCTCTGCAGTTGATTCTGCTCGGGGTGATCTTCTTGGTGCTCAGCGGCTTGATCTTTGGACTGCTGGCTTATTTTGCGGGTGCATTCAGCGAACAGCTGCTCAGCAAGCCAAGCTTCGGGATTTGGAGTCAAACCGCTGGAAGTGCTATTTTTGCGGCGCTCGGCATCAAGCTGCTCTTCACCAAAATGTAA
- a CDS encoding DUF2500 domain-containing protein produces the protein MGSDSLWMFDFFGSVMPVFLVAVLGIVLLSAGKNILQWNRNNHQPLLTVYSVIVSKRSELKHTAPAEDGSGSRPRTLYFITFEVESGDRMEFAVSGDEFGMCAEGDEGRLSFQGTRYLKFERHHKIRRQALRG, from the coding sequence ATGGGATCGGATTCACTGTGGATGTTCGACTTTTTCGGAAGCGTGATGCCCGTTTTTTTGGTTGCAGTACTGGGCATTGTATTGCTGTCAGCCGGCAAAAATATACTGCAATGGAATCGCAACAACCATCAGCCGCTGTTGACGGTGTATTCGGTGATTGTTAGCAAGCGAAGCGAGCTGAAGCACACGGCTCCTGCGGAGGATGGCAGCGGAAGTCGCCCTCGTACCCTGTATTTCATCACCTTTGAGGTGGAGAGCGGCGATCGAATGGAATTTGCCGTCAGCGGCGATGAATTCGGCATGTGCGCCGAAGGAGATGAAGGCCGGCTCTCTTTTCAAGGGACCCGATATTTAAAGTTCGAAAGACATCATAAAATACGCCGTCAGGCGCTTCGAGGATGA
- a CDS encoding ABC transporter substrate-binding protein produces the protein MKMKKGYGRRSLTLMLLAWTMLVSAACSSNGAGGSEEPLAPPAKAAAATSSTPVKVVWWHSMSGELGQAVDKLIADFNGKQDGIEVEGVFQGTYDESLNKLKASLGSDSGPTMIQVYEIGSRFMMDTQATRPVQDFMDAEGYDISGLEPNIKNYYTFDGKLYSMPFNSSNPILYYNKDAFKAAGLDPENPPQTYEEVAEAAKKLTQGGQTGASFAIYGWFMEQFFANQGQELLNNGNGRSSAATASQLNSEAGVNTLEWWKEMLDDQSLLNLGRKTDDTKKAFAAGQIAMMLDSTASLRGIVSSAEGKFEVGTGFLPKPSDAGEGGVIIGGASLWLMNNKSEEESKAAWEFMKYLADPVTQAEWHINTGYFPVHTKAYEEDSVKENLKKYPQFQTAVDQLHQTVPNAATQGAVMGVFPEARQITETAIEEVLNGQSSPQEALDKAAKEITSKIETYNKTVK, from the coding sequence ATGAAGATGAAGAAGGGCTATGGAAGAAGGTCACTGACGCTCATGCTGCTGGCATGGACCATGCTGGTCAGCGCAGCGTGCAGCAGTAACGGAGCAGGGGGCAGTGAAGAGCCGCTGGCTCCACCGGCTAAAGCAGCGGCAGCTACCTCTAGTACTCCGGTTAAGGTCGTATGGTGGCATTCTATGAGTGGTGAGCTGGGACAGGCGGTAGACAAGCTGATCGCAGATTTTAATGGGAAGCAGGATGGAATCGAAGTGGAGGGCGTTTTTCAGGGCACCTATGACGAGAGCTTGAACAAGCTAAAGGCGTCTCTTGGCTCGGACAGCGGACCCACGATGATTCAGGTGTATGAAATCGGCAGCCGCTTTATGATGGATACACAAGCGACCCGCCCTGTTCAGGATTTTATGGATGCTGAAGGCTATGACATTTCAGGCCTGGAGCCGAATATCAAGAACTATTACACCTTTGATGGCAAGCTGTATTCTATGCCTTTTAACTCCTCTAACCCGATTCTGTACTACAACAAGGATGCTTTTAAAGCAGCCGGTCTTGACCCTGAGAACCCGCCTCAAACGTATGAAGAGGTAGCTGAAGCTGCCAAGAAGCTGACTCAAGGTGGACAAACCGGAGCATCCTTTGCCATTTACGGCTGGTTCATGGAGCAGTTCTTTGCGAACCAGGGACAGGAGCTTCTTAACAATGGGAATGGCCGTTCTTCAGCCGCAACGGCATCTCAGCTAAATAGCGAAGCCGGTGTGAACACCCTTGAGTGGTGGAAGGAAATGCTGGACGATCAATCTCTGTTAAACCTGGGCCGGAAAACGGATGACACGAAAAAAGCCTTTGCGGCCGGCCAAATCGCGATGATGCTGGATTCTACTGCTTCCTTGAGAGGTATTGTCAGCTCTGCCGAAGGCAAGTTTGAAGTCGGAACAGGCTTCCTGCCGAAGCCTTCAGACGCCGGTGAAGGCGGTGTTATCATCGGTGGAGCCAGCCTGTGGCTCATGAACAATAAATCCGAGGAGGAATCAAAAGCAGCCTGGGAGTTCATGAAGTATCTTGCGGACCCGGTTACGCAGGCCGAGTGGCATATTAACACCGGCTACTTCCCGGTGCACACCAAGGCGTATGAGGAAGACAGCGTCAAAGAGAACCTGAAGAAGTATCCTCAGTTTCAAACCGCGGTAGACCAGCTGCATCAAACGGTGCCGAATGCGGCAACTCAGGGCGCAGTGATGGGCGTGTTCCCAGAGGCAAGACAGATTACCGAAACAGCGATTGAAGAAGTATTAAACGGGCAAAGCAGCCCTCAAGAAGCTCTGGACAAGGCTGCCAAAGAAATTACGTCCAAGATTGAAACCTACAATAAGACGGTAAAATAA
- a CDS encoding copper resistance CopC family protein: MSKSIKAAALLFIMLLILSHPTDVWAHSKLTASEPAAGSDVNDVVSELVLTFNENIDPKLSSLTITNAEGQSSALSAVTVTGLEMKAVLENALPSGTYEVQWKIISADGHPIQDKYSFTVTAPEKAADSSENATEQPPAGSEASEETDSQEEAASEAAPEEESAPEDNGNAAEGEDEAQSKTSEAAEAGSSPAILIGVIVLVIVAAAGVYIVRRQARNKG; encoded by the coding sequence GTGTCTAAATCTATCAAAGCTGCCGCACTACTATTCATCATGCTTCTCATCCTTAGCCATCCGACTGACGTCTGGGCTCATTCCAAGCTTACGGCATCGGAGCCAGCGGCCGGATCGGATGTTAATGATGTTGTATCTGAGCTGGTCCTGACCTTCAATGAAAATATTGATCCCAAGCTTAGCAGTCTCACGATTACGAATGCAGAGGGACAGTCCTCAGCCTTATCCGCGGTTACGGTTACCGGACTGGAAATGAAGGCTGTTCTCGAGAACGCACTTCCATCCGGGACGTATGAGGTACAGTGGAAGATTATTAGTGCGGATGGCCATCCTATTCAAGACAAGTATTCATTTACCGTTACGGCCCCGGAAAAGGCAGCAGACTCTAGTGAGAATGCGACAGAACAGCCTCCTGCGGGCTCCGAAGCATCGGAAGAGACGGACAGCCAAGAGGAGGCAGCTTCTGAGGCGGCACCTGAAGAAGAGTCTGCTCCGGAAGATAACGGTAATGCCGCCGAAGGCGAAGATGAAGCACAATCCAAGACCTCGGAAGCAGCTGAAGCCGGAAGCTCTCCTGCGATCCTGATCGGAGTCATTGTCCTTGTGATTGTGGCTGCTGCGGGAGTGTATATCGTAAGACGACAAGCCCGTAACAAAGGATAA
- a CDS encoding WD40/YVTN/BNR-like repeat-containing protein: MKGYTIQLRRWGILGFMILMFTACTPDQEAPEAADSLPAMTKPEEEESIKDGQTLTVVTPETAKNPPETKNKYQIQTRLTDFHMLDEASGVAWGLNGTALRLYITDDYGETWVDISPSSNVKFMDKLVYGTDLVFTDERHGYIVRNGQGQRDTMILTTVDGGREWRFSSLPNTGRVTALSFDSDQGWVMTAPKSILGIQEKILYRLDPQDTAWTEIMQNRNYPASRVPDFVLPRSGFVTGMSYANAYTGLVSVKERRGGALYITRDGGETWSPVDRVFSEEPLTECETFYPGSAVFLGNAQKVWVPLQCFMEEQLHDLGYFSEDGGKSWELIEFPLVRKSSTRNAAPFFYRMNRGYAIMDGIVYVTEDKGQTWEPFEEDEVLAQNLDNYPIISKLQFASSEVGWMLVETLDGSRSRLLLSLDGGKSWKVR, from the coding sequence ATGAAAGGTTACACCATACAGCTCAGGCGCTGGGGAATCCTCGGGTTCATGATCTTAATGTTCACAGCGTGTACCCCGGATCAAGAAGCTCCAGAGGCCGCAGACAGCCTTCCCGCAATGACAAAACCGGAAGAAGAAGAGTCCATCAAGGATGGACAAACTCTTACAGTGGTCACTCCGGAAACTGCTAAAAACCCTCCTGAAACCAAAAATAAATATCAAATCCAAACCCGTTTAACCGATTTTCATATGCTGGACGAGGCATCCGGAGTAGCCTGGGGACTCAATGGAACGGCTCTGCGCCTCTACATTACAGACGATTATGGTGAAACGTGGGTAGACATTTCTCCCTCCTCCAATGTGAAATTTATGGACAAGCTTGTCTATGGCACCGATCTGGTGTTCACCGATGAGCGGCATGGCTATATTGTCCGGAATGGACAGGGACAGAGAGATACGATGATTTTGACAACGGTGGACGGGGGAAGAGAGTGGAGATTTTCGTCTTTACCGAACACCGGACGGGTTACAGCCTTGAGCTTTGACTCTGATCAGGGCTGGGTCATGACGGCTCCTAAATCCATTCTGGGTATCCAGGAGAAAATTCTGTACCGTCTCGATCCACAAGATACGGCTTGGACAGAGATTATGCAGAACCGGAACTATCCGGCTTCGCGAGTACCTGATTTTGTACTTCCAAGAAGCGGCTTCGTGACAGGCATGTCCTATGCCAATGCCTATACCGGATTAGTTTCCGTAAAAGAGCGCCGGGGTGGAGCGCTTTATATTACCCGGGATGGAGGCGAAACCTGGAGTCCGGTCGACCGCGTGTTTTCGGAAGAACCGCTGACGGAGTGCGAAACCTTTTATCCCGGCTCGGCCGTATTTTTAGGAAATGCGCAGAAGGTTTGGGTTCCCTTGCAATGCTTTATGGAAGAACAGCTTCACGATCTGGGCTATTTCTCCGAGGATGGGGGCAAGTCGTGGGAGCTGATTGAATTTCCGTTGGTTCGTAAGAGCAGCACCCGGAATGCCGCCCCTTTCTTTTATCGCATGAATCGGGGCTATGCCATTATGGACGGCATCGTTTATGTTACAGAGGACAAGGGTCAAACCTGGGAGCCCTTTGAAGAGGATGAAGTATTGGCTCAGAATTTGGACAACTACCCGATCATATCCAAGCTGCAGTTTGCTTCGAGTGAGGTAGGCTGGATGCTGGTTGAAACGTTGGATGGATCCCGATCCAGACTGCTTCTTAGCCTCGATGGAGGGAAGAGCTGGAAGGTGCGATAA
- the tlp gene encoding small acid-soluble spore protein Tlp: protein MLMPKPDDRSDNVERLQEAVQNTIENFRETKDYLYEHGDEISASEKEQLMEKNERRQRSIASFRNEIKDEAAQREET from the coding sequence ATATTGATGCCGAAACCGGATGACCGCAGTGATAACGTAGAACGTCTACAAGAAGCCGTGCAAAATACGATTGAGAATTTTCGGGAGACCAAGGACTACTTGTATGAGCATGGTGACGAAATATCAGCCTCCGAGAAAGAACAGCTGATGGAGAAAAACGAACGCCGTCAGAGAAGCATCGCGAGCTTCCGCAACGAAATTAAAGATGAGGCGGCGCAGCGGGAAGAAACCTGA
- a CDS encoding carbohydrate ABC transporter permease: MASSTLNYVLLVLCALLITFPLLYTLSSSMMTEAESSVYPPPLLPESISLHNYMKVIETVPVLRFITNSFWVSLVIMLGQIVTSSLAAYAFAFMRFPGKTLLFSLFLSTMMVPWEVIMIPNYLTIKSWGWLDSYPGLIVPFLATAFGTFLLRQTFLQLPKELFEAARVDGCGHIRTFITMALPLSLPGIATLGVYSFLNHWNMYLWPLLTTNREEMRTVQIGVGMLQFEEMNAWNLILSGVLLMLLPSLLLLALGLKPLIRGITAGALKG; this comes from the coding sequence ATCGCTTCTTCTACGTTAAATTATGTGCTGCTGGTGCTATGCGCGCTTCTGATCACTTTTCCGCTGCTGTATACTTTGTCCTCTTCTATGATGACCGAGGCCGAATCGTCAGTGTATCCGCCTCCTTTACTGCCAGAGAGCATCAGCTTACATAATTACATGAAGGTTATAGAGACCGTACCGGTCCTTCGCTTTATTACGAACAGCTTCTGGGTATCCCTGGTCATTATGCTGGGACAAATAGTGACATCAAGTCTGGCAGCTTATGCGTTTGCTTTTATGCGATTTCCAGGCAAAACCCTGCTCTTCAGCCTGTTTCTATCCACGATGATGGTTCCTTGGGAGGTCATTATGATCCCGAATTATCTAACGATCAAAAGCTGGGGCTGGCTGGATTCCTATCCCGGCCTGATCGTTCCGTTTCTGGCTACCGCATTCGGCACTTTTTTGCTGCGGCAAACCTTTCTCCAGCTTCCCAAAGAGCTGTTCGAGGCTGCGCGGGTTGACGGCTGCGGACATATTCGCACCTTTATCACCATGGCGCTTCCGCTTTCCCTGCCCGGTATAGCGACACTGGGTGTCTATTCCTTTCTGAATCACTGGAATATGTATTTATGGCCCCTCCTGACCACCAACCGCGAAGAGATGCGCACGGTGCAAATCGGTGTAGGCATGCTGCAATTTGAGGAGATGAATGCCTGGAATCTGATTCTCTCCGGTGTGCTGCTCATGCTGCTTCCCTCCCTGCTGCTGCTCGCCTTAGGCTTGAAGCCTCTCATTCGCGGCATTACGGCAGGAGCGCTGAAGGGTTAA